The Nitrospira sp. genome contains the following window.
AGTTCTGGCACCGGGCGATCCGGCCGCTGCGGATCGGGCACATAGACCCAGACGTACCCGTCTGCTTCTTGGCACGGGTAGGAGGTGATGCCAATTTTCTCGGCCTGAAGCGCTGACCCCTCGACCAGAGCTGGAATGTGACGGCAGCGACCGCCGGTATCAAACTGCCACCCATGGTAGGCGCACTCGACTCGCTCTCCGTCAAAGTGCCCGAACGACAATGGCATCCCTCGATGCGGACAAATGTCTCGCATGGCCGCCACTTGCCCCTGCCGGTCACGGCAGACGAGAATCGGTTGTCCCAACATGACCTGGGTCTGCATTTGGCCGACGGCCAAGGCCGCGCTGGTGCTGGCAGGATACCAGAAGCCGAAGAGAGGAGCGCTCTTCGTCGGTTTGAGTTCCGTGATGAGATCTGTGCTCATGAACGACCCGGTAAGATTCCGAGGCTGAATAGACGAATGGACTATAGCGGCGGGCCTGCATCAGGTCAAGCCAGCCGCCCCACTCGCCTGAGAGTGCACCGGGGCAAGGTCCGCGCGGAAGGCCTGTTGCACGGCCGCATTTCTTGACAAGAAAAAGATACGCAGACTATAGTCGTTTTCCGCAGTGTGTCCCGTTGTGGTCTGTGATTTGACCGGCGAGGGGGCGATGGCAACCGCGCAAATCGAGCCCACAGCCGCCCTGGCTGAGCTCCGCGACTCCAAAGCGGACCGCGTGACAATCGTATTGCTGAGTGGCGACCTGGACAAGGCGATGGCCGCGTTTATTATTGCGACCGGCGCCGCGGCGATGGGCATGCAGGTGACCGTATTCTTCACCTTCTGGGGCCTCAACACGATCCGCAAAAAAGGAGCGAGCAGTGCTGCGTCAGATTGGCTGCGGCGGATGTTCGGTCTCCTGAATAGAGGGGGCGCCGACATGCTGCCGCTCTCTCGCTTTCACTTCTGGGGCCTCGGCACGAAGATGATGCAGATGGTGATGAAGCAGAATCGTATGCCTGGTGTGCCGGAGCTGATGCAGATGGCGCTGGATTTGGGAGTTCGCTTTATTGCCTGCACGACGACGATGGGGTTGATGGGGATTACAAAAGACACGCTGATCGACGGGGTGGATCAGTTTGCCGGCGTGACCACCTATCTCGCCGAAGCCAGGCAGGGCAGTGTCAATCTGTTCATCTAAACCGGGCTGAGGAACGCATGATTCAGGCGGATGTGCAACTCGATACGCTCGGGTATTTTTGCCCGATGCCGATCATTCTGACCTCGAAGAAAATC
Protein-coding sequences here:
- a CDS encoding DsrE/DsrF/DrsH-like family protein, producing MATAQIEPTAALAELRDSKADRVTIVLLSGDLDKAMAAFIIATGAAAMGMQVTVFFTFWGLNTIRKKGASSAASDWLRRMFGLLNRGGADMLPLSRFHFWGLGTKMMQMVMKQNRMPGVPELMQMALDLGVRFIACTTTMGLMGITKDTLIDGVDQFAGVTTYLAEARQGSVNLFI